A stretch of the Pseudomonas sp. ACM7 genome encodes the following:
- a CDS encoding MFS transporter, which translates to MDYLHRLLDRLDLLIAGLFGVIVASWWHKDDLTDWRAWLIFLTTGVACALYLTGMVSAYLGVTEPNIVAGVGFLLGTFGGSLLAAINRAIKAADLWALIRQRFGGGNPP; encoded by the coding sequence ATGGATTATTTGCACCGCCTGCTCGACAGGCTGGACCTTTTGATTGCTGGCTTGTTTGGCGTGATCGTCGCCAGCTGGTGGCACAAGGACGACCTGACCGACTGGCGCGCCTGGCTGATCTTCCTCACTACCGGCGTGGCGTGCGCTCTGTACCTGACCGGAATGGTGAGCGCCTACCTCGGCGTCACAGAGCCGAACATCGTCGCCGGTGTCGGCTTCTTGCTCGGCACCTTCGGCGGATCGCTGCTGGCAGCCATCAACCGAGCCATCAAAGCCGCTGACCTCTGGGCGCTCATCCGCCAGCGGTTCGGGGGAGGCAATCCACCATGA
- a CDS encoding DUF4055 domain-containing protein: protein MSNDVSFKRADYIEVLDRWATVRDVCAGQHRVVSRLPYINAHDKSPENADRNKAYRERAVFKNATGHTRNGLLGLAFHKDPTLTVPKKLEYLQDNANGSGVSIYQHSQGTLEKVLEAGRHGLYVDYHQDDGAGGHSVILSYCAEDIINWRTGMVNGHNVLTLVVLREMMEVEDGFGFKAVEQFRELALEAEGFVCRVWRRSGPRGGGPLEVTDTFTPEGITGRLKEIPFTFIGAQNNDPTIDESPLYDIAMINLGHYRNSADYEDSVFWCGQAQPWISGLTEQWVKLLEEKGVYVGSRAPMLLPVGGAFGYAQPLPNTLVKEAMADKNQMMIELGARMVVASLAAKTATESRGDQSASTSVLAGCVANVSEAYTRAIMWCGLYMGITDKVAYQINQEFVELTADPQMITALVGLWQNGGFAKADLRSYLRKLGLIAPERTDQQIDGELQEQGDGLGLDDEVTPNGGKSSNP, encoded by the coding sequence ATGAGCAACGACGTCTCCTTCAAGAGGGCGGACTACATCGAAGTGCTGGACCGCTGGGCGACCGTTCGCGATGTCTGCGCAGGTCAGCACCGCGTGGTCTCTCGGTTGCCGTACATCAACGCACACGACAAGTCGCCAGAGAACGCCGACCGCAACAAAGCCTACCGCGAGCGGGCGGTGTTCAAGAATGCCACCGGGCACACGCGCAATGGCTTGCTGGGTCTGGCCTTCCACAAAGACCCGACACTCACCGTACCGAAGAAGCTGGAGTACTTACAGGACAACGCCAACGGCTCAGGGGTGAGCATCTATCAGCACTCGCAAGGCACGCTGGAAAAGGTGCTTGAGGCCGGTCGTCACGGCCTATACGTCGATTATCACCAGGATGATGGCGCTGGCGGCCACTCAGTGATCCTGTCGTACTGCGCCGAGGACATCATCAACTGGCGCACCGGCATGGTGAACGGCCACAACGTGCTAACGCTGGTCGTTTTGCGGGAAATGATGGAGGTCGAGGACGGCTTCGGATTCAAAGCAGTCGAGCAGTTCCGCGAGCTTGCACTCGAGGCTGAAGGTTTTGTCTGTCGGGTCTGGCGCCGCTCCGGCCCAAGAGGTGGCGGCCCGCTTGAGGTCACGGACACATTCACGCCGGAAGGCATCACCGGGCGCCTCAAGGAAATCCCGTTCACCTTCATCGGCGCACAAAACAACGATCCGACTATCGACGAATCGCCGCTGTACGACATCGCCATGATCAACCTGGGGCATTACCGCAACAGCGCTGACTACGAAGACAGCGTCTTCTGGTGTGGGCAGGCTCAGCCGTGGATTTCCGGGCTGACAGAGCAATGGGTGAAGCTGCTCGAGGAGAAGGGCGTCTACGTCGGCTCCCGGGCGCCAATGCTGCTTCCAGTCGGCGGCGCTTTCGGTTACGCGCAGCCACTGCCCAACACGCTGGTCAAAGAGGCCATGGCCGACAAGAACCAGATGATGATCGAACTGGGCGCCCGCATGGTCGTCGCATCACTGGCCGCCAAAACAGCAACCGAGTCACGCGGTGATCAGTCTGCGTCGACATCGGTGCTCGCTGGCTGCGTGGCAAACGTCAGCGAGGCCTACACCCGGGCGATCATGTGGTGCGGCCTTTACATGGGCATCACCGACAAGGTTGCGTACCAGATCAATCAGGAGTTCGTCGAGCTGACGGCTGATCCGCAGATGATCACGGCCTTGGTTGGCTTGTGGCAGAACGGCGGATTTGCGAAGGCCGACCTGCGGTCCTATTTGCGCAAGCTGGGCTTGATTGCCCCGGAGCGCACTGACCAGCAGATCGACGGCGAGCTTCAGGAGCAAGGCGATGGCCTGGGCCTGGATGATGAGGTGACACCAAATGGCGGCAAATCAAGCAATCCTTGA
- a CDS encoding minor capsid protein, translating into MAANQAILDATIRHAVFLEKLKAGEVGKFAPFLKEIDRSIRERLTQSDLTEYNVKRLEALLKEVDSLLLGIFDRYSVQLNLDLIDIANYEAEFEATSLVRSAPVGVSLDVAAPTAAAIRAAVLTNPLSVRGTGGGKLLKSFIKGWTTAERERVTGTIRQGFFEGQTNFQVIRNIRGTKAAGYKDGILATTNRNASTVVHTAIQHVSSQARMEVAKANTDIVSEVEMIATLDSKTSQQCRSLDGRRFPTESGPRPPFHPNCRTTFILLTKLSEMFAKGATRASVGADGAGQVNASLDYYHWLQQQPASFQDVAIGPVRAKLFREGGLSVERFAELQLDRNFAPLTLAEMKGLEPLAFERAGI; encoded by the coding sequence ATGGCGGCAAATCAAGCAATCCTTGACGCCACGATCCGGCACGCGGTCTTTCTCGAAAAGCTGAAGGCGGGGGAGGTTGGTAAGTTCGCGCCGTTTCTCAAGGAGATTGACCGTTCGATCCGCGAACGGCTCACCCAATCGGACCTGACCGAGTACAACGTCAAACGGCTTGAGGCGCTGCTGAAGGAAGTGGATAGCCTGCTGCTGGGCATCTTCGATCGCTACAGCGTGCAGCTGAACCTCGACCTGATCGACATCGCCAACTACGAAGCTGAGTTCGAGGCGACGAGCCTAGTTAGGTCGGCGCCAGTCGGTGTGTCGCTCGATGTTGCGGCTCCGACAGCGGCAGCCATCAGGGCGGCGGTGCTGACGAATCCCCTTAGCGTGCGCGGCACCGGTGGCGGGAAACTGCTGAAGTCATTCATCAAGGGCTGGACCACTGCCGAACGGGAGCGCGTCACCGGCACGATCCGGCAAGGTTTCTTCGAAGGGCAGACGAACTTCCAGGTCATTCGCAACATTCGCGGCACAAAGGCAGCGGGTTACAAAGACGGCATCCTAGCCACCACCAACCGCAATGCCAGCACGGTCGTCCACACCGCGATTCAGCATGTGTCGTCACAGGCGCGCATGGAGGTGGCCAAGGCCAATACGGATATCGTTTCCGAAGTTGAAATGATCGCCACGCTGGACAGCAAGACCAGCCAGCAATGCCGCTCACTGGATGGGCGACGATTTCCTACTGAGTCGGGACCTCGGCCGCCATTCCACCCTAACTGCCGTACCACGTTTATTCTGCTGACCAAGCTCAGCGAGATGTTCGCCAAGGGTGCTACGCGTGCTTCGGTGGGAGCGGATGGTGCAGGCCAGGTCAACGCAAGCCTGGACTATTACCACTGGCTTCAGCAGCAGCCGGCGTCGTTTCAGGACGTGGCTATCGGCCCTGTTCGGGCGAAGCTGTTCCGTGAGGGCGGCCTGAGCGTCGAGCGATTTGCCGAGCTGCAGCTTGATCGCAACTTCGCGCCGTTGACGCTGGCGGAAATGAAAGGGCTTGAGCCTCTGGCGTTCGAGCGGGCCGGTATCTAA
- a CDS encoding terminase has protein sequence MKPEHLKLLRDKYWRLNNLYFITDKQGKKVRFRMTDEQIEYFDGMHTRNIILKARQLGFTTECCIIQLDAALFESAKCALIAHTLNDAKRLFREKVKYAYDNLPAEIRAANPASNDSAGELVFSKGGSLYVSTSFRGGTLRYLHVSEFGKICAKFPHKAREIVTGAFEAVATDCFVTIESTAEGRAGYFFDYSQSAERQQLAGVPLGLLDWKFFFFSWWKNKAYWLDPTDVVISQRLTDYFNELHAKHGIVTNDGQRAWYAAKEKTLGDDMKREYPSIPVEAFQQSVEGAYYAQQLTKLYAQQRIGAIPDNSHLPVMTFWDIGVSDSTAIWFVRQVGTEYHVIDYYENSGEGLRHYMKVLKDKGYTYSEHWGPHDIDNREFGSDAKTRRELAQEGYEIDGQKYCMTFQVVPKIGINDGIEQVREILPLCVFDESKCEEGINCIENYRKEWDDKRGCWKDRPLHDWTSHGSDGFRYFAVAKSARKPATSIKMGYAR, from the coding sequence ATGAAGCCCGAGCACTTGAAGCTGCTCCGGGACAAGTACTGGCGACTGAACAACCTCTACTTCATCACGGACAAGCAGGGCAAGAAGGTCCGCTTCCGGATGACGGACGAGCAAATCGAGTACTTCGATGGGATGCACACCCGCAACATCATCCTGAAGGCTCGACAGCTCGGCTTCACCACAGAGTGCTGCATCATCCAACTGGACGCGGCCCTGTTCGAGTCGGCCAAGTGCGCCCTGATCGCTCACACCCTGAACGACGCCAAGCGCCTGTTCCGGGAAAAGGTGAAGTACGCCTACGACAATCTGCCGGCCGAGATTCGCGCCGCAAACCCGGCAAGCAACGATTCCGCCGGCGAACTGGTGTTCAGCAAGGGCGGCTCGCTCTACGTTTCCACCTCCTTCCGGGGCGGCACGCTGCGCTATCTGCATGTGTCCGAGTTCGGAAAGATCTGCGCCAAGTTTCCACACAAGGCCCGCGAGATTGTCACCGGCGCGTTTGAAGCCGTGGCCACCGACTGTTTCGTCACGATTGAATCGACGGCAGAAGGTCGGGCCGGCTACTTCTTCGATTACTCGCAGAGCGCCGAGCGCCAGCAACTGGCTGGCGTTCCCCTGGGCTTGCTGGACTGGAAGTTTTTCTTCTTCTCCTGGTGGAAGAACAAGGCCTACTGGCTCGACCCGACTGATGTGGTCATCTCGCAGCGCCTGACCGATTACTTCAACGAGCTGCACGCCAAGCACGGGATCGTCACGAACGACGGTCAGCGCGCCTGGTACGCGGCCAAGGAGAAGACGCTCGGCGACGACATGAAGCGGGAATACCCGTCCATTCCTGTCGAGGCCTTCCAGCAGTCGGTTGAAGGCGCCTATTACGCGCAGCAACTGACCAAGCTTTACGCCCAACAACGCATCGGCGCGATACCGGACAACAGCCATCTGCCGGTGATGACCTTCTGGGACATCGGCGTCAGCGACTCCACGGCCATCTGGTTCGTGCGTCAGGTCGGCACCGAATACCACGTCATCGATTACTACGAAAACTCGGGCGAAGGTCTGCGGCATTACATGAAGGTGCTCAAGGACAAGGGTTACACCTATTCCGAGCACTGGGGGCCGCACGATATCGACAATCGCGAGTTCGGCAGCGATGCCAAGACCCGCCGTGAACTCGCCCAAGAGGGCTACGAGATCGACGGGCAGAAGTACTGCATGACGTTCCAGGTGGTCCCGAAGATCGGCATCAACGACGGCATCGAGCAGGTCCGGGAAATCCTCCCGCTCTGTGTGTTCGATGAGTCGAAGTGTGAAGAGGGCATCAACTGCATCGAGAACTACCGCAAGGAATGGGACGACAAGCGCGGCTGCTGGAAAGACAGGCCGCTTCATGACTGGACCTCTCACGGCTCCGACGGATTCCGGTACTTCGCTGTAGCGAAGAGCGCCAGGAAGCCGGCCACCTCTATCAAAATGGGATACGCCCGATGA
- a CDS encoding phospholipase D-like domain-containing protein: MRLITNVKRDSQSHLYELKKLLSASEQIIICSGWMKACGLSPLLKHLDNAIARGSRITIYTNHEHTDQDCVESLAGMGGLRHINVPRPTYLHTKLYYGRSGESYTAILGSANVTSGGLWKNEELSCQVSGRVTDDSHEQLALYLQRLTVLESKNI; the protein is encoded by the coding sequence TTGCGCCTAATTACCAATGTGAAAAGAGACTCGCAGTCGCACCTATATGAGCTGAAGAAGCTGTTGTCAGCTTCTGAACAAATCATCATTTGCTCAGGCTGGATGAAGGCCTGTGGCTTGTCACCGTTGCTGAAGCATCTGGACAACGCCATTGCCCGGGGATCACGCATTACGATTTATACCAATCATGAACACACCGATCAGGATTGCGTAGAGAGCTTGGCTGGCATGGGCGGCCTAAGACATATCAATGTGCCGCGGCCAACCTACCTTCATACGAAACTTTATTACGGTCGAAGTGGCGAGTCGTACACCGCGATTCTTGGCTCGGCAAACGTCACCTCGGGTGGGCTATGGAAAAACGAAGAGCTTTCTTGTCAGGTGAGCGGGAGAGTCACTGATGATTCGCATGAGCAACTAGCGCTATATCTTCAGCGGCTGACCGTATTGGAATCGAAAAATATTTAG
- a CDS encoding recombination protein NinG has translation MSIAAKPPRAKKCKNPACGISFPPQRLGQAVCSPKCGLAIKDVNQEKARKSLAQIERKEIKVRKEKLKSRADHAKEAQAVINRYVRLRDAHLGCVSCDKPASWGGQWHCSHFRSVGAAAHLRFNLWNMNKSCSACNNFLSGNIAGYRPKLIEKIGQTKVDWLECNQDLARHDIPYLKRLKAVFAKKVRRTEQRQEVSHSWSAM, from the coding sequence ATGAGTATCGCCGCGAAGCCACCCCGGGCGAAGAAGTGCAAGAACCCAGCATGCGGCATCAGCTTCCCACCGCAGCGCCTCGGGCAAGCCGTGTGCAGCCCGAAGTGCGGACTGGCCATCAAGGACGTGAATCAGGAGAAGGCGCGCAAGTCGCTGGCCCAGATCGAGCGCAAAGAGATCAAGGTCCGTAAGGAGAAGCTGAAGAGTAGGGCGGATCATGCCAAGGAGGCCCAGGCGGTCATCAACCGCTATGTCCGTCTGCGTGATGCCCACCTGGGCTGCGTGAGCTGCGACAAGCCGGCGAGCTGGGGTGGCCAATGGCATTGCTCTCACTTCCGCAGCGTTGGTGCTGCTGCACATCTGCGCTTCAACCTTTGGAACATGAACAAGTCCTGTAGCGCCTGTAACAATTTCCTGAGCGGGAATATTGCCGGATACCGGCCAAAGCTGATCGAGAAGATCGGCCAGACCAAAGTTGATTGGCTGGAGTGCAATCAGGACTTGGCGCGCCATGACATTCCGTACCTCAAGCGCCTGAAGGCGGTATTTGCGAAGAAGGTACGCCGGACTGAGCAGAGACAAGAGGTGAGCCATTCATGGTCAGCAATGTGA